The following are from one region of the Halarcobacter sp. genome:
- a CDS encoding DUF2779 domain-containing protein, translating to MISTTKEWLKEGVSNIYEATFNFEGILIMVDILKVEDDGVSIYEVKSSTEVKDIYLHDVSIQYYVLKNIGFSIKSASVVHINNEYVRDESLELDKLFKIVDVTSEVQNLQSNIPVILKEFETYLEDKVNEPDIDIGKHCNKPYECDAKNYCWKVQRQIPDYSIFNIFNLGSKKQVELYNQGIIDIEDIPEDFDMTANQAQAVENYKSKTNHIDKENIKAFLENLTYPIYHLDFETYQQAIPEYKGIKPFEQIPFQYSLHIEYEDGTLIHKEYLSVDSVDSRYELAQKLCEDIPSDVTVLAYNMSFEKGVIKRLANLFPELSTHLLAINENMQDLMTPFQKKWYVTPSMQGSYSIKYVLPALVPEFEKAYKELDGVQNGSQAMNAFANLSKLDEEEKQKMRTSLLAYCKLDTLAMVKILEVLRNIS from the coding sequence ATGATATCTACTACAAAAGAATGGCTAAAAGAAGGTGTATCAAATATCTACGAAGCTACTTTTAACTTTGAGGGTATACTTATCATGGTAGATATTTTAAAAGTAGAAGATGATGGTGTATCTATCTATGAGGTTAAAAGTTCTACTGAGGTAAAGGATATATATCTTCATGATGTATCTATTCAGTATTATGTTCTAAAAAACATAGGCTTTAGTATAAAAAGTGCAAGTGTAGTGCATATAAACAATGAGTATGTAAGAGATGAGAGTTTAGAACTAGACAAACTATTTAAAATAGTTGATGTCACAAGTGAAGTACAAAATCTACAGTCAAATATCCCCGTCATATTAAAAGAGTTTGAAACTTATCTTGAAGACAAAGTAAATGAGCCAGATATAGATATAGGAAAACATTGTAACAAACCTTATGAGTGTGATGCGAAAAACTATTGTTGGAAAGTACAAAGACAAATTCCAGATTATTCTATATTTAATATTTTCAATCTAGGAAGTAAAAAGCAAGTTGAGTTATACAATCAAGGTATCATAGATATAGAAGATATCCCAGAAGATTTTGATATGACTGCAAATCAAGCTCAAGCAGTAGAAAACTACAAATCAAAAACAAACCACATAGACAAAGAAAATATCAAAGCTTTTTTAGAAAACCTCACATACCCAATATATCACTTAGACTTTGAAACCTACCAACAAGCAATACCAGAGTACAAAGGCATAAAACCCTTCGAGCAAATCCCTTTTCAATATTCACTTCATATAGAGTATGAAGATGGTACTCTAATTCATAAAGAGTATTTGAGTGTAGATAGTGTAGACAGTAGATATGAGTTAGCACAAAAGCTATGTGAAGATATCCCAAGTGATGTTACAGTATTGGCTTACAATATGAGTTTTGAAAAAGGTGTGATAAAAAGACTAGCAAATCTTTTTCCAGAGCTTAGTACTCACTTACTAGCCATAAACGAAAATATGCAAGACCTAATGACACCTTTCCAAAAGAAATGGTATGTAACACCAAGTATGCAAGGAAGTTACTCTATCAAGTATGTATTACCTGCCTTAGTTCCAGAGTTTGAAAAAGCCTACAAAGAGTTAGATGGAGTACAAAACGGAAGCCAAGCTATGAATGCCTTTGCAAATCTATCAAAGCTTGATGAAGAAGAAAAACAAAAGATGAGAACTTCACTTTTAGCGTATTGTAAACTTGATACTTTGGCTATGGTGAAGATATTGGAAGTTTTGAGAAATATTTCCTAG